Below is a window of Candidatus Neomarinimicrobiota bacterium DNA.
AGATATTCCGATTGCGTTTTCCATCTGCCCGGCGTTGAGTCCGAGAAGTCTGCCGGCTACTATGGGAGAAACAAACTGAGTCAATGTTGCGTGATGCCACTTGCGCTCACGAACTCCCGGTTTTGCATACAGACACATCCGCTGTTCAAATTCGTATGCGAGCACTATTGCGACTATAACCTCCTTCATCGATGAGTTTTGCCGCTCGCCCATTGCCAGTGCAGCCGGTATTAAGTCTGACGGGTGTGAGGGGTCCTCTTTCCAATATATGTCGTTATAATCGAGAGCCCTGATCATCAGACTGTTTAGAAGCGTCGCGTTTGCGGCGGGTAATTTCTCACCGCTGCCGAAAAGAGTCGCTTCCGGTTTACCGCCCATATCGGTGTAAATATCCATCATCCCCTTGACGTCATGGTCCTGATAGCCCCCGAAGGCACACCCGATCGAGTCATAAAGATAACGTTTGACCTCCTCTACTACTTCCGGGGGAAGATCCTCAAATTTCAATTCCAGAGCGAATTCCGCCATGCGGCGGGCGATAGTCTTATCGGTCACTATTTCCCTGCGTCTGATTGAAGACAATTTCTCGTTTCTACTGGATATTTTGAGGATATGAAATCGAAATGTTTATCAGCATGCAATACCAGTGCACTATTCATATACGCCGTTGCCGCGATTAAGATATAGGTAAGGGGAACGCTAATTCCTGCTCTCCTTAATTCAAATGCCCATTTAGCCGATATTTCCCAAACTCTTTCGTCAACTTCTAATTTCACTAAACCTTCAAACGAATGTTCTAACGAGTCAAAATCCTTAGTAGTGGTAGCTCCGGAGAGAACTTCAATCTTAATGACTTGTACAAAAGCAGCACGCTTATCTCTGATAAGGAAGTCTACTTCTTCAGCCAAAACTTCATTTGGAGATTTCCTCAGAACTCGAATCCAAACAGAGGAATCTATCACAACGAAGTCAATCATCCATGCGCATCCGGTCTAATTCCTCGGATGTCATGTCGATGACACCTTTCCCTATCATCCCTCGAAGATTCTCACGCGCTTTGGATTTAATAAGTTCTTGCAAACCTGCTTCTATGGCAGCTTTGTTGGTTGTCGCACCGATAGCTTTCTTTGCGTCTTCAATTAGCGTGTCATTGAGCATAACTGTTGTTTTTCCCATACGGCTTCCTTATATGTACCCACAATACATATTTAATATACATATTCGTCATACATAAGTCAAGACCGTACTTGAATTAACATAATAATCAGATTGTAGGAACAAATCGTGTTTACAACGAAGAAAGCGGAGAATTGTCACTACAGACGTTCA
It encodes the following:
- a CDS encoding MmgE/PrpD family protein is translated as MAEFALELKFEDLPPEVVEEVKRYLYDSIGCAFGGYQDHDVKGMMDIYTDMGGKPEATLFGSGEKLPAANATLLNSLMIRALDYNDIYWKEDPSHPSDLIPAALAMGERQNSSMKEVIVAIVLAYEFEQRMCLYAKPGVRERKWHHATLTQFVSPIVAGRLLGLNAGQMENAIGISGGHNFTPGAAAAGQLSMMKNTVDPMAVQSGVIAALMAEKGYTG
- a CDS encoding PIN domain-containing protein, producing MIDFVVIDSSVWIRVLRKSPNEVLAEEVDFLIRDKRAAFVQVIKIEVLSGATTTKDFDSLEHSFEGLVKLEVDERVWEISAKWAFELRRAGISVPLTYILIAATAYMNSALVLHADKHFDFISSKYPVETRNCLQSDAGK
- a CDS encoding type II toxin-antitoxin system VapB family antitoxin; the encoded protein is MGKTTVMLNDTLIEDAKKAIGATTNKAAIEAGLQELIKSKARENLRGMIGKGVIDMTSEELDRMRMDD